In Clostridium sporogenes, one genomic interval encodes:
- the lysA gene encoding diaminopimelate decarboxylase codes for MKLFGSMNIKNNNLYIGEINTLGLATEFGTPLYVMDETLIRDNCRRYVTSFNKEKNKVAYAGKAFLTKAMCNLIKEEGLYLDVVSGGEIFTAYKSGFPMEKVYFHGNNKTIEEIEMAINLGVGTFVADNFQELDIIDNACKNKNIKQRVILRIIPGIEAHTHEYIKTGQIDSKFGFTLIDNGAIKAVKKAYELENIQFVGFHCHIGSQIFETKPYEEEIEIMLKLIKRTNEELNIDIEELDLGGGFGIYYRDGDEPKEIEEFCKIILDKVKNYSKEIGVREPVLIIEPGRSIVGNSGVTLYSVGSIKEIPNVAKYVAVNGGMTDNIRPALYKSEYECVVCNKALDNLLEEVKIVGKCCESGDVLINNVKLPIVETNDLFAILNTGAYGYSMASNYNKALLPSVVFVNNDKVKLVCRRQSYENLIQNEV; via the coding sequence ATGAAACTTTTTGGAAGTATGAATATAAAGAACAATAATTTATATATAGGTGAAATAAACACTTTAGGATTAGCTACGGAATTTGGAACACCTTTATATGTAATGGATGAAACTCTTATAAGAGATAATTGTAGAAGATATGTAACTTCCTTTAATAAAGAAAAAAACAAAGTAGCTTATGCGGGAAAAGCCTTTCTTACTAAGGCTATGTGTAATCTAATAAAAGAAGAAGGGCTTTATTTAGATGTAGTATCAGGAGGAGAAATATTTACTGCTTATAAAAGTGGATTCCCTATGGAAAAGGTGTATTTTCATGGCAACAATAAAACTATAGAAGAAATAGAGATGGCCATAAATTTAGGTGTTGGAACCTTTGTAGCAGATAATTTTCAGGAATTAGATATAATAGATAATGCCTGTAAAAATAAAAATATAAAGCAAAGAGTAATTTTAAGAATAATTCCAGGTATTGAAGCACATACCCATGAATATATTAAAACTGGACAAATAGATTCTAAATTTGGATTTACATTAATAGATAATGGTGCTATCAAAGCAGTAAAAAAAGCATATGAACTAGAAAATATACAATTTGTTGGGTTCCATTGTCATATAGGTTCTCAAATATTTGAAACAAAACCTTATGAAGAAGAAATAGAAATAATGCTTAAGTTAATAAAAAGAACTAATGAAGAACTAAATATAGATATAGAGGAGCTGGATTTAGGCGGGGGTTTTGGAATATATTATAGGGATGGAGATGAGCCTAAAGAAATAGAAGAGTTTTGTAAAATTATATTAGATAAAGTTAAAAATTATTCAAAAGAGATAGGGGTTAGAGAACCTGTTTTAATAATAGAGCCAGGTAGGTCTATAGTAGGCAATTCAGGAGTTACACTATATTCTGTAGGTTCTATTAAAGAAATTCCTAATGTAGCTAAGTATGTAGCTGTAAATGGAGGGATGACAGATAATATAAGGCCTGCATTATATAAATCAGAATATGAATGTGTAGTATGCAACAAAGCCTTAGATAATTTATTAGAAGAAGTAAAAATAGTAGGGAAATGTTGTGAATCAGGAGATGTCCTTATAAATAATGTAAAATTACCAATAGTAGAAACTAATGATTTGTTTGCAATATTAAATACAGGAGCTTATGGATATTCTATGGCAAGTAATTATAATAAAGCTTTATTACCATCTGTGGTTTTTGTTAACAATGATAAAGTAAAATTAGTATGTAGAAGACAAAGCTATGAAAATTTAATACAAAATGAAGTGTAA
- a CDS encoding M18 family aminopeptidase has product MDKIKISNELIDFIYDSPSPYHVVHNLKNVLTKEGFTEIKESEAWKLKKGGKYFTTKNDSAIVAFFIGEDEIENSGFRIVASHTDSPTFKVKPVPEIFAEGNYIKLNTEVYGGPILNTWMDRPLSLAGRVVLKGENPLKPKVELINIKRPILIIPNLAIHMNRNVNKGIELNKQKDMLPIISMVQDKLEKENYLVNIICRELDANIDEILDFELFLYEFEKGCLIGDKSEFISTGKLDDLSMVHASLKALLSSTNNKSTKIMVCFDNEEVGSATKQGADSPFLSQILERITLCLNKNREEYFRTLSKSFMISCDSAHAIHPNVGEKSDPTNKVIMNNGPVIKVSASQSYTSDAYSSSVYEEICHRAKVPVQKFVNRSDERGGSTIGPISGTHINIQSVDIGTALLAMHSIRELGGVEDQVYAIRSFLEFFNI; this is encoded by the coding sequence ATGGATAAAATAAAGATATCTAATGAACTAATAGATTTTATATATGATAGTCCATCGCCATATCATGTGGTACATAATTTAAAAAATGTATTAACAAAGGAAGGCTTTACAGAGATTAAAGAAAGTGAAGCTTGGAAATTGAAAAAAGGTGGTAAATATTTTACCACTAAGAATGATTCTGCAATAGTAGCATTTTTTATTGGAGAGGATGAAATAGAGAATTCAGGTTTTAGAATAGTGGCTTCCCATACAGATTCTCCAACTTTTAAAGTAAAGCCTGTTCCAGAAATTTTTGCCGAGGGTAATTATATTAAACTTAATACGGAAGTATATGGAGGCCCTATACTAAATACTTGGATGGATAGACCTTTATCCTTGGCAGGAAGAGTAGTTTTAAAAGGGGAAAATCCATTAAAACCTAAAGTGGAACTTATAAATATAAAAAGACCTATACTTATAATTCCTAATTTAGCTATTCATATGAATAGAAATGTAAACAAAGGTATAGAACTCAATAAACAGAAGGATATGCTGCCTATAATCTCAATGGTTCAGGATAAATTAGAAAAAGAAAATTACTTGGTTAATATAATATGCAGAGAATTAGATGCTAATATAGATGAGATATTAGATTTTGAATTATTCTTATATGAATTTGAGAAGGGATGTTTAATTGGAGATAAGAGTGAATTTATATCTACAGGTAAATTAGATGATTTATCCATGGTTCATGCTTCTCTTAAGGCCTTACTTTCTTCCACTAATAATAAATCTACAAAAATTATGGTATGTTTTGATAATGAAGAGGTAGGAAGTGCAACAAAACAAGGGGCGGATTCACCATTCTTATCTCAAATATTAGAAAGGATAACTTTATGTTTAAACAAAAATAGAGAAGAGTACTTTAGAACCCTTTCAAAATCATTTATGATATCCTGTGATTCAGCCCATGCTATACATCCTAATGTAGGTGAAAAATCAGATCCTACTAATAAAGTTATTATGAATAATGGTCCCGTTATAAAAGTTAGCGCTAGTCAGAGTTATACTTCAGATGCCTATTCTTCTTCTGTATATGAAGAAATATGCCATAGGGCTAAAGTACCAGTACAGAAATTTGTAAATAGATCTGATGAAAGAGGGGGATCTACTATAGGCCCCATATCTGGAACTCATATAAATATACAATCAGTAGATATAGGAACAGCATTACTTGCTATGCATTCTATTAGAGAGTTAGGAGGAGTAGAGGATCAAGTTTATGCTATAAGGTCTTTTCTAGAATTTTTTAATATTTAA
- a CDS encoding aspartate kinase produces MATIVQKYGGTSVATVEKIKNVARSIVKRKKEGNDIVVVVSAMGHTTDNLISLAKDISNVPDKRELDALISTGEMVSSSLLSMAIKELGEDAISYTAYQINISTNGQHGKSLINDIDEKKIDKSLKEGKVVVVAGFQGINCDGSITTLGRGGSDTSAVAIAAKLNNAICEIYTDVDGIYSVDPRVYNKAKKLDYIDYEEMLELSSLGAQVMHSRSIELAEKYNIPIYVGLSNGNIKGTVIRGMNNMNMEIKSVTGLATSDDDVAITMEDINENINIVADIFTKLAEKQINVDMISQTAPINSRISLSFTIPKEDLQDGMKIIKGYAPKDKIKIDENLTKFSIVGIGMKNTSGVAAKMLKIFSDNNIKIKMITTSEIRITCAINVEDKINAINLVAKEFNL; encoded by the coding sequence ATGGCAACAATCGTTCAAAAATATGGAGGTACATCTGTAGCAACGGTAGAAAAGATAAAAAACGTAGCCAGATCCATCGTAAAAAGAAAAAAAGAAGGAAATGATATAGTAGTTGTTGTTTCTGCTATGGGACACACTACAGATAATCTTATAAGTTTAGCTAAGGATATAAGCAATGTACCAGATAAAAGAGAATTAGATGCATTAATTTCTACAGGGGAAATGGTGTCATCATCACTTTTATCTATGGCAATTAAGGAACTAGGGGAAGATGCTATAAGTTATACTGCTTATCAAATAAATATAAGCACCAATGGACAGCATGGAAAATCTTTAATAAATGATATAGATGAAAAAAAGATAGATAAAAGCTTAAAGGAAGGAAAGGTTGTTGTTGTCGCAGGATTTCAAGGAATAAATTGTGATGGTAGTATAACAACTTTAGGTAGAGGGGGGTCTGATACTTCAGCAGTAGCAATAGCAGCAAAGCTAAATAATGCCATATGTGAAATATACACAGATGTGGATGGAATATATAGCGTAGATCCACGAGTATATAATAAAGCTAAAAAATTAGATTATATAGACTATGAAGAAATGTTAGAATTATCTAGCCTAGGTGCACAGGTTATGCATTCAAGATCTATAGAATTAGCTGAAAAATATAATATACCTATTTATGTAGGATTAAGTAATGGCAATATCAAGGGAACAGTTATTAGGGGGATGAATAATATGAATATGGAAATAAAATCAGTAACAGGATTAGCAACTAGTGATGATGATGTTGCAATAACAATGGAAGATATAAATGAGAACATAAACATAGTAGCAGATATATTTACGAAATTGGCAGAAAAGCAAATAAATGTAGATATGATAAGTCAAACAGCACCTATAAATAGTAGAATAAGTTTATCTTTTACTATACCAAAAGAGGATTTACAGGATGGAATGAAAATAATAAAGGGGTATGCACCAAAGGATAAAATAAAAATTGACGAAAATTTAACTAAATTTTCCATAGTAGGAATAGGAATGAAAAATACATCCGGTGTTGCAGCTAAAATGTTAAAAATTTTTAGTGATAATAATATAAAAATAAAAATGATAACAACCTCAGAAATAAGGATTACTTGCGCAATAAATGTAGAAGATAAAATAAATGCTATAAATTTAGTAGCAAAAGAATTTAATTTATAA